The following coding sequences are from one Poecilia reticulata strain Guanapo linkage group LG18, Guppy_female_1.0+MT, whole genome shotgun sequence window:
- the LOC103480948 gene encoding lysozyme g-like isoform X1, which yields MCETVSRRHCCEENTAGSLCRSGQTSPAAVMMEEYGKTAAAAVDLQSSSMLHTILPTFILGVFVGFLIDKLKGFLSGNETHTEYRNLSQMTTTGASKITKERNIDSSSMNRMTGVEVSKTLAEQDLELMSKYKTDIKSVGKALRLHPALIAAIISKQSRAGGTLDCKGYGKLDSVCFGLMQIHKDHHELKGTAFSREHIEQGSTCLIHLIKDMKNRKPDWSEEMQLKGALVGYMTGLERVPLAQPDHLDSETRTKDFSNDVIARAQFFQQKGYK from the exons ATGTGTGAAACTGTCAGCCGACGTCATTGCTgtgaagaaaacacagcaggaagtCTCTGCAGATCAGGTCAGACGTCTCCTGCTGCTGTGATGATGGAAG AATATggtaaaactgctgctgctgctgtggatcTCCAGAGTTCCTCCATGCTTCACACCATCCTCCCAACCTTCATCCTGGGCGTTTTTGTTGGGTTCCTGATCGACAAGCTCAAAGGTTTTCTGTCAG GTAATGAGACCCACACAG AGTACAGGAACCTCAGCCAAATGACGACGACTGGAGCCTCTAAAATCACAAAGGAAAGAAACATTGACAGCTCTAGCA TGAACAGGATGACTGGCGTTGAAGTGTCCAAAACGTTGGCAGAGCAAGATCTGGAGCTGATGTCTAAGTACAAAACGGACATCAAAAGTGTGGGAAAAGC GCTTCGTCTTCATCCTGCTCTGATCGCCGCCATCATCTCCAAACAGTCCCGCGCCGGAGGAACCCTGGACTGTAAGGGYTACGGAAAACTCGACAGCGTCTGCTTCGGACTCATGCAG ATCCATAAAGACCATCATGAGCTGAAAGGAACAGCGTTCAGCAGGGAGCACATTGAGCAAGGAAGCACTTGCCTGATTCACCTCATCAAGGACATGAAGAACCGGAAGCCTGATTGGTCAGAAGAGATGCAGCTGAAAG GAGCGCTGGTCGGGTACATGACTGGGCTGGAGCGGGTTCCTCTAGCCCAACCCGATCACCTGGACAGCGAGACACGGACCAAGGACTTCTCTAATGATGTCATCGCCAGAGCGcagtttttccaacaaaaagGCTACAAATGA
- the LOC103480948 gene encoding lysozyme g-like isoform X2: MCRFTKTRKLCLIACEKPALTFRTINLEAPSNCNETHTEYRNLSQMTTTGASKITKERNIDSSSMNRMTGVEVSKTLAEQDLELMSKYKTDIKSVGKALRLHPALIAAIISKQSRAGGTLDCKGYGKLDSVCFGLMQIHKDHHELKGTAFSREHIEQGSTCLIHLIKDMKNRKPDWSEEMQLKGALVGYMTGLERVPLAQPDHLDSETRTKDFSNDVIARAQFFQQKGYK, from the exons ATGTGCAGATTTACCAAAACCCGGAAACTCTGCTTGATAGCATGTGAAAAGCCAGCATTAACATTCCGAACGATAAACCTTGAGGCACCRTCCAACT GTAATGAGACCCACACAG AGTACAGGAACCTCAGCCAAATGACGACGACTGGAGCCTCTAAAATCACAAAGGAAAGAAACATTGACAGCTCTAGCA TGAACAGGATGACTGGCGTTGAAGTGTCCAAAACGTTGGCAGAGCAAGATCTGGAGCTGATGTCTAAGTACAAAACGGACATCAAAAGTGTGGGAAAAGC GCTTCGTCTTCATCCTGCTCTGATCGCCGCCATCATCTCCAAACAGTCCCGCGCCGGAGGAACCCTGGACTGTAAGGGYTACGGAAAACTCGACAGCGTCTGCTTCGGACTCATGCAG ATCCATAAAGACCATCATGAGCTGAAAGGAACAGCGTTCAGCAGGGAGCACATTGAGCAAGGAAGCACTTGCCTGATTCACCTCATCAAGGACATGAAGAACCGGAAGCCTGATTGGTCAGAAGAGATGCAGCTGAAAG GAGCGCTGGTCGGGTACATGACTGGGCTGGAGCGGGTTCCTCTAGCCCAACCCGATCACCTGGACAGCGAGACACGGACCAAGGACTTCTCTAATGATGTCATCGCCAGAGCGcagtttttccaacaaaaagGCTACAAATGA
- the LOC103480947 gene encoding PRELI domain-containing protein 1, mitochondrial-like: protein MGRYFYSEVHIKSPWYQVLAAFWQRYPNPYSTHVLTEDVLYREVTPTNLLLSRRLLTKTNRLPGWAEHIFPAHMARDVYVLEDSIVDPEANTLVTKTWNLNHNTLMTVVERCMFEQDGSQPTWTKLKQEAWISSSVYGLTRPIQEFGVARYKSNQTQAMKGLDYALTKIQSEDLPHLHGDQEDSSGKHKPRPPKAPPTPAKKPNQFA, encoded by the exons ATGGGGCGGTACTTCTACAGCGAGGTCCACATCAAGAGTCCATGGTATCAAGTTCTGGCTGCTTTCTGGCAACGCTACCCAAACCCATACAG CACTCATGTCCTCACCGAGGACGTCCTGTACCGTGAGGTCACCCCCACCAACCTCTTGTTGTCACGGAGACTGCTGACCAAAACCAACCGGTTGCCAGGATGGGCAGAGCACATCTTTCCCGCCCACATGGCGCGGGATGTCTACGTCCTGGAGGACTCCATCGTGGACCCGGAAGCCAACACCCTCGTCACCAAGACCTGGAACCTGAACCACAACACCCTGATG ACGGTGGTGGAGCGCTGCATGTTTGAACAGGACGGCAGTCAGCCCACATGGACCAAACTAAAGCAAGAAGCTTGGATCTCCTCATCTGTTTATGGGTTGACCCGGCCCATTCAG GAGTTTGGCGTAGCGCGGTACAAAAGCAACCAAACTCAAGCCATGAAGGGGCTGGACTACGCTCTGACCAAGATACAGA GTGAAGATCTTCCCCATCTCCATGGCGACCAGGAAGATTCATCCGGGAAACacaagccccgcccaccaaaAGCCCCGCCCACTCCAGCCAAGAAGCCCAATCAGTTCGCCTGA
- the LOC103480946 gene encoding CXXC-type zinc finger protein 5-like: MSGMTSGVCVESDLSSMLQRSSAPSHHHPNHHGYGGQGQVSGLAPMLDYTTEMDRYRSSIATFYKTNVNMNMNVTNFPQSAKLAARLAAAAPIFPPAAARLGAMATAPWGCHDNMNMNMNHPAAMFWGRPKPVATAPTHHHHHPSATPGHMTSSHPHSSSMHQSSGGSGGGGTGGGSEGGGAEKHGHTASLPVSQGTAHHHPIAPSNGNFLPGYSGGADCGVMNKQGHAHPDMMGLSEGGNCNGGGVMSGGFLGGLGLPPGVIVMAMGSAGGGISDASSAFQMTSGQRALTDCQQHTNSSPCPSSSSPSSSGVTAGGVSLSSSSSSSSGTVAKRKRKRCGVCGPCRRLINCGVCSSCRNRKTGHQICKFRKCEELKKKPGGGGGVLERPPSVPAGEAFRWFF, encoded by the exons ATGTCGGGAATGACGAGCGGCGTGTGTGTAGAGAGTGACCTCTCCTCGATGCTGCAGAGAAGCTCCGCCCCCTCTCACCATCACCCAAATCACCATGGTTACGGAGGTCAGGGACAG GTGTCGGGCCTAGCGCCGATGCTCGACTACACCACTGAGATGGACCGGTACCGCTCATCCATCGCCACCTTCTACAAGACTAACGTCAACATGAACATGAACGTGACAAACTTCCCACAATCAGCCAAACTGGCGGCTCGTCTGGCGGCCGCCGCTCCTATCTTTCCCCCCGCCGCTGCCAGGCTGGGTGCCATGGCGACAGCCCCATggggttgccatgacaacatgaacatgaacatgaacCACCCGGCGGCCATGTTCTGGGGCAGGCCCAAACCTGTAGCTACAGCGCCAACGCATCACCACCACCATCCCTCGGCGACGCCAGGTCACATGACCTCTTCGCACCcccacagcagcagcatgcaCCAGAGCAGTGGGGGGTCCGGAGGGGGAGGAACCGGTGGTGGAAGTGAAGGGGGAGGAGCTGAGAAACACGGACACACTGCGTCACTTCCTGTTAGCCAGGGAACAGCACACCATCACCCCATAGCGCCTAGCAACGGGAACTTTCTCCCCGGTTACAGCGGCGGGGCAGACTGTGGCGTTATGAACAAGCAGGGACACGCCCACCCGGACATGATGGGCCTATCAGAGGGCGGCAACTGCAATGGGGGAGGAGTCATGAGTGGTGGCTTCCTGGGGGGGCTGGGATTACCCCCCGGGGTCATCGTCATGGCAATGGGGTCCGCAGGTGGTGGGATTTCAGACGCCAGCAGCGCTTTTCAGATGACAAGCGGCCAGCGGGCGCTAACGGACTGCCAGCAGCAcaccaactcctccccttgcccctcctcttcctccccttcaTCATCAGGGGTGACAGCGGGGGGTGTGTCCCTCTCCTCGTCATCTTCATCATCGTCAGGGACAGTGGCGAAGAGGAAGCGGAAGCGCTGTGGCGTGTGCGGGCCGTGCAGACGACTGATCAACTGCGGCGTCTGCTCGTCCTGCCGCAACAGGAAGACGGGTCACCAGATCTGCAAGTTCAGGAAGTGtgaggagctgaagaagaagccgggaggaggaggtggggtgCTGGAG CGGCCGCCCTCCGTCCCAGCCGGTGAGGCGTTTCGCTGGTTCTTCTAG